One segment of Panicum virgatum strain AP13 chromosome 3K, P.virgatum_v5, whole genome shotgun sequence DNA contains the following:
- the LOC120701275 gene encoding non-classical arabinogalactan protein 31-like → MALLVNYALLISLPAVLLLSLGGGASGMGGLPPPPPMVNFSIGVQGVVWCKSCRYPGYFPPMDASPLPGAEVYLRCKHGRRAVTVPGRSGPGGYFLIQTSRQVSSFTSQQCRVYVPTSPVRACGVPAYPSGRNKGLPLKFQEFVNRGNGLQGMYSVGNRLFRPKYPGRCY, encoded by the exons ATGGCTTTGCTGGTCAATTACGCGCTGCTAATCTCCCTCCCCGCCGTGCTGCTGctctccctcggcggcggcgcctccggcatgggcggcctgccgccgccgccgccgatggtgAACTTCAGCATCGGCGTGCAGGGCGTGGTGTGGTGCAAGTCGTGCCGGTACCCCGGCTACTTCCCGCCCATGGACGCCTCCCCACTCCCAG GCGCGGAGGTGTACCTGCGGTGCAAGcacgggcggcgggcggtgacGGTGCCGGGGCGGTCGGGCCCCGGCGGCTACTTCCTGATCCAGACGTCGCGGCAGGTGTCGTCGTTCACGAGCCAGCAGTGCCGGGTGTACGTGCCGACCTCGCCGGTGCGCGCGTGCGGGGTGCCCGCCTACCCGTCCGGCCGCAACAAGGGGCTCCCGCTCAAGTTCCAGGAGTTCGTCAACCGCGGCAACGGCCTGCAGGGGATGTACTCCGTCGGCAACCGCCTCTTCCGCCCAAAGTACCCGGGCAGGTGCTACTGA
- the LOC120701277 gene encoding non-classical arabinogalactan protein 30-like, translating to MAASCLKVNNGAALAAVAVIFLAVVLPSSHASTMVDEPAAPAPPPQPASSYTPPPPVPVQPVVVVHGVIYCKSCKLRGYNSGMDASPLPNATVSLVCYGDEESGYRVLNQTSTAADRNGYFIVMVYDVDMFDRHTCRLYLRASPTPLCAAPSVPSNPKLGLTLVRDRAATAPRGARGVYHARTALMYAPGAGGRCPPPY from the exons ATGGCGGCCTCCTGCTTGAAGGTCAATAATGGGGCTGCACTGGCAGCGGTAGCGGTGATCTTCCTCGCCGTCGTGCTCCCTTCTTCCCACGCGTCGACGATGGTCGACGAGCCCGCGGCTCCAGCGCCCCCGCCGCAGCCTGCGTCGTCttacaccccgccgccgccggtaccGGTCCAGCCGGTGGTCGTCGTCCACGGCGTCATCTACTGCAAGTCGTGCAAGCTCAGGGGCTACAACAGCGGCATGGACGCATCCCCTCTCCCCA ACGCGACGGTGAGCCTGGTGTgctacggcgacgaggagagcGGGTACCGAGTGCTGAACCAGACGAGCACGGCGGCGGACAGGAACGGCTACTTCATCGTGATGGTGTACGACGTGGACATGTTCGACAGGCACACCTGCCGGCTGTACCTGCGGGcgtcgccgacgccgctctgcgccgcgcCCTCCGTCCCGTCCAATCCCAAGCTCGGGCTCACCCTGGTGCGGGACcgcgcggccacggcgcccaggggcgcgcgcggcgtctACCACGCCAGGACCGCGCTCATGTAcgcgccgggcgccggcggcaggtGCCCGCCGCCCTACTGA